A portion of the Shewanella sp. SNU WT4 genome contains these proteins:
- a CDS encoding IS256-like element ISSod4 family transposase yields the protein MTQPFNFEQALKDLQSGKSLTGKDSILGPLIKQLTEAALQAELEQHLAHDPLPNRKNGKTPKTIKHPSGNFELDTPRDRNGTFEPQLIKKNQTTLTDEIERKVLSMFSIGMSYRDINQHVEDMYGINVSNATVSAITDKLIPELKAWQQRPLDSHYPIVWLDAIHYKVKEDGRYVSKAVYTLLALNMKGKKEILGLHLSENEGANYWLSVLTDLNNRGVKDILIACVDGLTGFPEAIASIFPNTETQLCVIHQIRNSMKYVASKHQKAFMADLKPVYRAVSKEAAEMALDELEAKWGDAYPLVINSWRRKWHNLSHYFRYPEHIRKVIYTTNAVEAVHRQFRKLTKTKGAFPNENSLLKLLYAGILNASDKWTMPIHNWSLCLSQLAIYFEGRLDSVLEI from the coding sequence ATGACCCAACCTTTTAACTTCGAACAAGCCCTTAAAGATCTGCAGTCAGGTAAAAGCCTCACAGGTAAAGACAGCATTCTTGGTCCACTGATCAAGCAACTCACTGAAGCGGCTCTCCAGGCTGAGCTTGAGCAGCATTTAGCGCATGATCCTCTGCCTAATCGTAAAAATGGCAAAACCCCTAAGACCATTAAGCATCCGTCCGGTAACTTTGAGTTAGACACCCCTAGAGACCGCAATGGCACTTTTGAACCTCAGTTGATTAAGAAAAATCAAACTACGCTAACCGATGAAATCGAACGTAAAGTGTTATCGATGTTCAGTATAGGTATGAGCTATCGCGATATTAATCAACATGTTGAAGATATGTATGGGATCAATGTATCTAACGCAACAGTCAGTGCTATCACTGATAAACTCATCCCCGAACTTAAAGCGTGGCAACAGCGCCCATTAGATAGCCATTATCCTATCGTTTGGCTTGATGCGATACATTATAAAGTCAAAGAGGATGGGCGTTACGTCAGTAAAGCCGTTTACACATTGTTAGCGCTTAATATGAAAGGAAAAAAGGAAATTTTAGGGCTTCATTTATCCGAAAATGAAGGCGCTAATTACTGGCTATCCGTACTGACCGATCTTAATAATCGTGGTGTAAAAGATATTCTTATCGCCTGTGTTGACGGCTTGACCGGTTTCCCTGAGGCGATAGCCAGTATCTTCCCTAATACGGAAACACAGCTATGTGTTATCCACCAGATCCGCAACTCAATGAAGTATGTCGCCTCAAAACATCAGAAAGCGTTTATGGCTGATTTAAAGCCTGTGTATCGAGCCGTGAGTAAAGAAGCCGCAGAGATGGCATTGGACGAACTGGAGGCCAAATGGGGTGATGCTTATCCGCTGGTAATCAACTCTTGGCGTCGCAAATGGCATAATTTGTCCCATTATTTTAGGTACCCAGAACATATCAGGAAAGTGATTTACACGACCAATGCCGTTGAGGCGGTACATCGCCAATTTAGAAAGCTCACCAAAACCAAAGGTGCTTTTCCTAATGAAAATAGTTTGTTGAAGCTACTTTATGCAGGCATATTAAACGCCTCAGATAAATGGACCATGCCAATCCACAATTGGAGCCTTTGTTTATCTCAGTTAGCGATTTATTTTGAAGGGCGTTTAGATAGCGTGCTAGAAATTTAA
- the istB gene encoding IS21-like element helper ATPase IstB, whose amino-acid sequence MSLATLHEQLRALRLGHFTQALQQQQSQPDTYMDMSFEERLSLLATHELLCRDNTKVQRLTRQAKLRIDARANHIDYRANRGLRKDKIAALLNGQYLHYNQNIILTGATGCGKTYLACALATQACNQHQSVRYYRLGELLDELQLGRVDGSYRQQLNALAKRKLLILDDWGMEALTARQANDLLDVMEIRYQQSSTIIASQIPASEWYKLIPSPTIADALLDRLLHNSHRIELTGESMRKLDQSDHLA is encoded by the coding sequence ATGAGTTTAGCGACATTACATGAGCAACTACGCGCATTACGGCTTGGCCACTTCACCCAGGCGTTGCAGCAGCAACAATCACAACCCGATACGTACATGGATATGAGCTTTGAAGAGCGACTGAGTTTGTTGGCAACACATGAACTGCTTTGCCGTGATAACACTAAAGTACAACGGTTAACAAGGCAGGCTAAATTACGTATTGATGCACGAGCCAACCACATAGACTACCGTGCCAATCGAGGGCTGCGTAAAGATAAAATTGCCGCCTTACTCAATGGCCAATATCTGCACTACAACCAAAACATAATCCTAACAGGGGCAACTGGCTGCGGTAAAACCTATCTTGCCTGCGCACTAGCCACGCAAGCTTGTAACCAACACCAGAGCGTACGTTACTATCGGCTCGGAGAGTTATTGGATGAGCTACAACTCGGTCGGGTCGACGGTTCATACCGCCAGCAGCTTAACGCCTTGGCTAAACGCAAATTGCTAATACTGGACGACTGGGGCATGGAAGCATTAACGGCACGTCAGGCCAATGATTTATTGGACGTAATGGAAATACGTTACCAGCAATCAAGTACCATCATAGCAAGCCAAATACCGGCCAGTGAGTGGTACAAACTGATCCCGAGTCCAACTATTGCAGATGCACTATTAGATCGGTTATTACATAACAGCCACAGAATTGAATTAACAGGAGAGTCGATGAGAAAACTAGACCAATCCGATCACTTAGCGTAA
- the istA gene encoding IS21 family transposase, with protein sequence MARKRTDMSKIKDILRLRFDAGLSLRDISKCCAIGPATVSEILSRFAASGLGWPLPNDTSNTELEQAVYKGKNSSRHKRQPDYTLMHQELKRKGMTKLLLWQEYRDVDTATAYGYTQYCEHYQTWIKSLKRSMRQLHIAGDKLFIDYCGPTVAILNPDTGEVRYYAQIFVATLGASNYTYVEAGRSQQLEDWIMAHVRAFEFLGGIPRLLVPDNLRSAVTKAHRYMPVINENYARMARHYSTAIMPARPYKPKDKSKAENAVLIVERWILMRLRHEHFYTLSSLNQRIRELLHDLNHRQQRVHPGSRYELYSQFDKPALMPLPAYPYEYIDSKQARVGPDYHIVYAKHAYSVPHNLVSHTVTIEATTQIICVYYQGNIVAQHPRKHQDGGFTTVKEHMPDAHTKQRWSSERLLGWADSIGSGVRAVIAFQLEHRQHPEQAVKSCLAILSLAKKYSNERLEAASQMSLLLEQPYLKVITNLLMNNKEQCSVASVTDEQPALTHHNIRGQHYYQ encoded by the coding sequence ATGGCTAGAAAGAGAACAGATATGAGCAAAATTAAAGATATTTTGAGACTTCGCTTTGATGCAGGGCTCAGCTTAAGAGACATCAGTAAGTGTTGCGCTATTGGCCCCGCCACGGTCAGCGAAATCCTCTCACGCTTTGCCGCCAGCGGTTTAGGTTGGCCGTTACCCAATGACACCAGTAACACCGAACTCGAACAAGCGGTCTATAAAGGCAAAAATTCCTCTAGGCATAAGCGCCAACCTGACTACACGTTGATGCACCAGGAACTAAAGCGTAAAGGTATGACCAAACTGCTGTTATGGCAGGAATATCGGGATGTGGATACTGCCACAGCTTATGGCTATACGCAGTATTGTGAACACTATCAAACTTGGATAAAAAGTCTGAAGCGTAGTATGCGGCAGCTTCACATTGCCGGTGATAAGTTATTTATTGATTACTGTGGCCCTACTGTCGCCATTCTTAATCCTGATACTGGCGAAGTCAGATATTATGCGCAAATCTTCGTTGCTACCTTAGGGGCTTCTAATTACACCTATGTTGAGGCTGGACGCTCTCAGCAACTTGAAGACTGGATCATGGCTCACGTCCGTGCATTCGAGTTCTTGGGGGGCATTCCGCGTTTACTCGTGCCAGATAATCTGCGTTCTGCGGTAACCAAAGCACATCGTTACATGCCGGTTATCAATGAGAATTATGCCCGCATGGCTCGTCATTACAGTACCGCTATCATGCCAGCCAGGCCTTATAAACCAAAGGACAAATCAAAGGCTGAAAATGCGGTATTAATTGTTGAGCGCTGGATCCTAATGCGTTTACGCCATGAACACTTTTACACGCTTAGCAGTTTAAATCAGCGGATCCGTGAACTGTTACATGATCTTAATCATCGTCAACAACGGGTGCACCCTGGTTCTCGTTACGAGCTCTACAGCCAATTTGATAAGCCTGCCTTGATGCCGTTACCTGCTTACCCTTACGAGTACATCGATAGTAAACAAGCCCGTGTCGGGCCGGATTATCACATAGTTTATGCGAAACACGCGTACTCGGTTCCCCATAATCTAGTGAGCCATACCGTTACCATTGAGGCTACCACGCAAATCATCTGTGTGTACTACCAAGGGAATATCGTGGCACAGCACCCCAGAAAACATCAGGACGGAGGCTTCACCACCGTTAAAGAGCATATGCCTGATGCGCACACCAAACAGCGCTGGAGTAGTGAAAGGTTACTGGGTTGGGCTGACAGCATTGGTAGCGGCGTCAGAGCGGTTATCGCCTTCCAGCTTGAGCATCGTCAACATCCGGAGCAGGCAGTTAAAAGCTGCTTGGCTATCTTGAGTCTGGCCAAAAAGTACAGTAACGAACGACTCGAAGCCGCGAGCCAGATGTCGCTGCTACTGGAGCAGCCGTACCTGAAAGTGATAACAAATCTGCTTATGAATAACAAAGAGCAATGCTCAGTCGCAAGTGTTACAGATGAACAGCCTGCACTGACCCACCATAACATCCGCGGCCAACATTATTACCAATAA
- a CDS encoding PIN domain-containing protein, which yields MRNVLLNNPRITEAMLERTKQLINENVPDCLIEGYEPLIKGLTLPDMNDRHVVAAALKGHAEAIITFNLKDFPESELNILELSAIHPDEFLCDMFELDPSSCIKAAQQQRSSLKNPAMTVSEFLNCLQKQKLPVFVSKLRPFELML from the coding sequence ATGCGTAATGTATTGCTGAATAATCCACGCATCACAGAAGCAATGTTAGAACGAACGAAACAACTGATTAATGAAAATGTACCTGATTGCCTTATTGAAGGGTATGAGCCGTTAATTAAAGGATTAACACTGCCTGATATGAATGATAGGCATGTGGTTGCTGCGGCTTTAAAAGGGCACGCAGAGGCCATCATAACGTTTAATCTTAAGGATTTTCCTGAGTCAGAACTCAATATACTTGAACTATCAGCTATCCATCCTGATGAGTTTTTGTGCGACATGTTTGAGTTAGATCCAAGCTCTTGTATCAAAGCTGCTCAACAGCAAAGAAGTAGCTTAAAGAATCCCGCGATGACAGTATCAGAGTTTTTAAATTGCTTACAAAAGCAAAAATTACCGGTTTTTGTTTCGAAGCTGAGACCATTTGAATTAATGCTATGA
- a CDS encoding IS256-like element ISSod4 family transposase yields the protein MTQPFNFEQALKDLQSGKSLTGKDSILGPLIKQLTEAALQAELEQHLAHDPLPNRKNGKTPKTIKHPSGNFELDTPRDRNGTFEPQLIKKNQTTLTDEIERKVLSMFSIGMSYRDINQHVEDMYGINVSNATVSAITDKLIPELKAWQQRPLDSHYPIVWLDAIHYKVKEDGRYVSKAVYTLLALNMKGKKEILGLHLSENEGANYWLSVLTDLNNRGVKDILIACVDGLTGFPEAIASIFPNTETQLCVIHQIRNSMKYVASKHQKAFMADLKPVYRAVSKEAAEMALDELEAKWGDAYPLVINSWRRKWHNLSHYFRYPEHIRKVIYTTNAVEAVHRQFRKLTKTKGAFPNENSLLKLLYAGILNASDKWTMPIHNWSLCLSQLAIYFEGRLDSVLEI from the coding sequence ATGACCCAACCTTTTAACTTCGAACAAGCCCTTAAAGATCTGCAGTCAGGTAAAAGCCTCACAGGTAAAGACAGCATTCTTGGTCCACTGATCAAGCAACTCACTGAAGCGGCTCTCCAGGCTGAGCTTGAGCAGCATTTAGCGCATGATCCTCTGCCTAATCGTAAAAATGGCAAAACCCCTAAGACCATTAAGCATCCGTCCGGTAACTTTGAGTTAGACACCCCTAGAGACCGCAATGGCACTTTTGAACCTCAGTTGATTAAGAAAAATCAAACTACGCTAACCGATGAAATCGAACGTAAAGTGTTATCGATGTTCAGTATAGGTATGAGCTATCGCGATATTAATCAACATGTTGAAGATATGTATGGGATCAATGTATCTAACGCAACAGTCAGTGCTATCACTGATAAACTCATCCCCGAACTTAAAGCGTGGCAACAGCGCCCATTAGATAGCCATTATCCTATCGTTTGGCTTGATGCGATACATTATAAAGTCAAAGAGGATGGGCGTTACGTCAGTAAAGCCGTTTACACATTGTTAGCGCTTAATATGAAAGGAAAAAAGGAAATTTTAGGGCTTCATTTATCCGAAAATGAAGGCGCTAATTACTGGCTATCCGTACTGACCGATCTTAATAATCGTGGTGTAAAAGATATTCTTATCGCCTGTGTTGACGGCTTGACCGGTTTCCCTGAGGCGATAGCCAGTATCTTCCCTAATACGGAAACACAGCTATGTGTTATCCACCAGATCCGCAACTCAATGAAGTATGTCGCCTCAAAACATCAGAAAGCGTTTATGGCTGATTTAAAGCCTGTGTATCGAGCCGTGAGTAAAGAAGCCGCAGAGATGGCATTGGACGAACTGGAGGCCAAATGGGGTGATGCTTATCCGCTGGTAATCAACTCTTGGCGTCGCAAATGGCATAATTTGTCCCATTATTTTAGGTACCCAGAACATATCAGGAAAGTGATTTACACGACCAATGCCGTTGAGGCGGTACATCGCCAATTTAGAAAGCTCACCAAAACCAAAGGTGCTTTTCCTAATGAAAATAGCTTGTTGAAGCTACTTTATGCAGGCATATTAAACGCCTCAGATAAATGGACCATGCCAATCCACAATTGGAGCCTTTGTTTATCTCAGTTAGCGATTTATTTTGAAGGGCGTTTAGATAGCGTGCTAGAAATTTAA
- the istA gene encoding IS21-like element ISSba11 family transposase: MPGHRITDQQIRLFMSKRKDHLQVTAASKAGISERSARRIESGQRQLGPSKPRNYRTRTDPLELVWDPVVLPLLQLSDTITPVGVFDYLCEEYSDVFAVTLRRTLERRIQKWRQINGQDKEVIFRQVKEFGQLGIMDFTWADFIVTIRGTTLKHRFFNYRLPASGWSYVQVVYGGESFVAVATGLQNAFEQSNGVPQEVRTDSLSAAYKNHSNETLFTERFSELSIHYGFKPSKNNTGIAHENGAIESANNHLKNQIRQALAIRGSSDFDSIDEYETFIDDVVQRRNRRIMALLIDEQRQLQPLPKFESVNYEIYPVKVSSTSTFQLKRVTYSVPSRLVGATLRVHLFDKKLDIYCHGVHTATLTRVHTSANNRGHQINYRHLIGALVKKPRAFRGCQWRDQLLPNEDYRQIWKNVDALLSADEASLYMVRLLNIASKSDREEAVGRFVLEGINLGQRPNIVDCEERFLKDEEWEFNPKVQQHSLASYQQILDEVNEYVS; encoded by the coding sequence GTGCCAGGTCATCGAATTACAGATCAACAAATAAGGCTATTTATGTCTAAACGAAAAGATCACCTTCAAGTTACTGCGGCGAGCAAAGCTGGCATTTCGGAACGCTCTGCAAGACGAATTGAATCCGGCCAGCGACAATTAGGCCCATCAAAACCTCGAAACTACCGTACTCGTACCGACCCCCTAGAACTTGTATGGGACCCCGTCGTTTTACCACTCCTACAACTTTCTGACACTATTACTCCTGTTGGCGTGTTTGATTATCTTTGCGAAGAATATTCAGATGTTTTCGCTGTAACGCTAAGGCGAACCCTTGAGCGACGTATTCAAAAATGGCGACAGATAAATGGCCAAGATAAAGAGGTTATTTTTCGCCAAGTTAAAGAATTCGGTCAGTTGGGGATCATGGATTTCACTTGGGCGGATTTCATTGTCACGATTAGAGGAACAACTCTTAAGCATCGATTTTTTAACTATCGATTACCTGCAAGTGGTTGGAGTTACGTTCAAGTCGTATACGGCGGAGAAAGCTTCGTAGCTGTTGCTACAGGCTTACAAAATGCCTTTGAACAATCAAATGGTGTTCCACAGGAAGTCAGAACGGATAGCTTGAGCGCTGCTTATAAAAACCATTCCAACGAAACATTATTTACTGAACGATTTTCAGAATTATCGATTCATTATGGTTTCAAACCTTCTAAAAATAACACCGGCATTGCCCATGAAAATGGTGCCATTGAAAGCGCCAACAATCATCTAAAAAACCAAATCCGACAAGCTTTGGCTATTCGAGGTTCAAGTGACTTTGATAGCATTGACGAGTATGAAACATTTATTGATGACGTCGTCCAAAGACGTAATCGCCGTATTATGGCACTTCTCATCGATGAGCAACGACAATTACAACCCTTACCTAAATTTGAAAGTGTTAATTACGAAATTTACCCAGTAAAAGTATCGAGCACCAGTACGTTTCAGTTAAAACGAGTGACTTATTCAGTACCATCCAGACTCGTCGGTGCAACATTGCGCGTGCATCTTTTCGATAAAAAATTAGATATCTATTGCCATGGAGTGCACACCGCCACGCTCACTCGCGTACATACGTCAGCAAATAATCGCGGTCATCAAATTAATTATCGTCACTTAATCGGTGCACTAGTGAAAAAACCTCGAGCATTCAGGGGGTGCCAATGGCGAGACCAATTGCTTCCAAATGAAGACTATCGCCAAATATGGAAGAATGTCGATGCTCTACTAAGTGCTGATGAAGCAAGTCTTTATATGGTTAGGTTACTCAATATCGCCAGTAAATCAGATCGTGAAGAAGCGGTAGGAAGATTCGTTCTCGAAGGGATAAACCTAGGGCAACGGCCAAACATAGTTGACTGTGAAGAACGTTTTTTAAAAGACGAAGAGTGGGAATTTAACCCTAAAGTACAACAACATAGCTTAGCGTCTTATCAGCAAATTCTTGACGAGGTGAATGAATATGTCAGTTGA
- the istB gene encoding IS21-like element ISSba11 family helper ATPase IstB: protein MSVETLPIILKELRLVSLLPHWQPLAEKAREQHWPVERYLAELCQLELSCREQKRLHRGLKEATLPIGKYLDTYDFSEVEGLSKKQVWHLADNAEWLKTGDNILLFGASGLGKTHIAAGLGYRLVEQGHRVKFMSASLLVQHLQKAKEELRLPEALVKLDRFAVLILDDLGYVQKSTEETSVLFELIAHRYERYSLIITSNQSFEDWDKLFSDTVMTVAAIDRLIHHAKILQCKGESYRRKEAQNKLN, encoded by the coding sequence ATGTCAGTTGAAACGTTGCCTATTATTCTCAAAGAGCTTCGGCTAGTGAGCTTACTTCCACATTGGCAACCGTTGGCTGAGAAAGCACGAGAGCAGCATTGGCCGGTGGAGCGTTACTTAGCTGAATTATGCCAATTAGAACTCAGTTGCAGAGAACAAAAGCGATTGCACCGAGGCTTAAAAGAAGCAACGTTACCAATAGGTAAATATCTTGATACCTATGATTTTAGCGAGGTTGAAGGCTTATCCAAGAAGCAAGTCTGGCATTTAGCCGATAATGCTGAGTGGTTGAAAACAGGAGATAATATCTTGCTGTTCGGTGCCAGTGGTTTAGGTAAAACACATATTGCCGCTGGACTTGGTTATCGTCTTGTAGAGCAAGGGCATAGAGTTAAATTTATGAGTGCGAGCCTACTTGTGCAGCACCTGCAAAAAGCGAAAGAAGAGCTGAGATTGCCAGAAGCCCTAGTCAAATTGGACAGATTTGCAGTGTTAATCTTAGACGATCTAGGCTACGTGCAAAAAAGTACAGAAGAAACTAGCGTCTTGTTCGAGCTTATCGCGCATCGTTATGAAAGATATAGCCTAATAATAACCTCAAACCAATCATTCGAAGATTGGGATAAGTTATTCAGTGACACCGTGATGACCGTAGCTGCAATCGATAGGCTGATCCACCACGCGAAAATTTTGCAATGCAAAGGAGAAAGCTACAGGCGAAAAGAAGCCCAAAACAAACTAAATTAA
- a CDS encoding MCR-4 family phosphoethanolamine--lipid A transferase, whose amino-acid sequence MISRFKTLSVNQFTFITALFYVAIFNLPLFGIVRKGIEKQPEVDPLFIASMPLFLTFALSFLFSIFTVKYLLKPFFIVLTLLSSSVFFAAYQYNVVFDYGMIENTFQTHPAEALMYVNLASITNLLLTGLLPSYLIYKADIHYQPFFKELLHKLAFMLLMFVGIGIVAFFYYQDYAAFGRKNSELRRYIVPTYFVSSASKYLNEHYLQTPMEYQQLGLDAKNASRNPNTKPNLLVFVVGETARSMSYQYYGYNKPTNAHTQNQGLIAFNDTSSCGTATAVSLPCMFSRMGRADYDPRRANAQDTVIDVLSHSGIKVQWFDNDSGCKGVCDQVENLTIDLKSDPKLCSGQYCFDQVLLNKLDKILAVAPSQDTVIFLHIIGSHGPTYYLRYPPEHRKFIPDCPRSDIQNCSKEELINTYDNTILYTDFILSEVVNKLKGKQDMFDTAMLYLSDHGESLGEKGMYLHGAPYSIAPKEQTSVPMLAWVSNDFSQDNQLNMTCVAQRAEQGGFSHDNLFDSLLGLMNVKTTVYQSQLDIFAPCRY is encoded by the coding sequence GTGATTTCTAGATTTAAGACGTTATCGGTTAACCAATTCACTTTCATCACTGCGTTGTTTTATGTTGCCATTTTCAATCTACCTCTCTTTGGTATAGTGCGAAAAGGAATTGAAAAACAACCAGAAGTCGATCCCCTTTTCATCGCATCTATGCCGCTATTTTTAACATTTGCGCTGAGTTTTTTGTTTTCAATTTTTACCGTCAAATACCTGCTGAAGCCCTTTTTCATTGTATTGACGTTACTTTCCTCAAGTGTATTTTTTGCCGCCTATCAATACAATGTCGTATTTGACTACGGCATGATCGAAAACACGTTTCAAACACATCCTGCTGAAGCATTGATGTATGTAAATCTTGCATCAATTACCAATCTACTGCTGACTGGGCTATTACCGTCATATCTTATTTATAAGGCCGATATTCATTATCAGCCCTTTTTTAAGGAGTTATTGCATAAATTAGCCTTTATGCTGCTAATGTTCGTTGGCATTGGGATAGTCGCCTTTTTTTACTATCAAGATTATGCTGCATTTGGTCGAAAAAACAGTGAGTTAAGGCGTTACATTGTCCCTACCTATTTTGTCAGTAGTGCATCTAAATATCTCAATGAGCACTATTTGCAGACGCCCATGGAATACCAACAACTTGGCCTAGATGCGAAGAATGCCAGTCGTAACCCGAACACTAAACCTAACTTATTAGTGTTTGTTGTGGGTGAAACTGCGCGCTCAATGAGCTATCAATATTATGGATATAACAAGCCAACCAATGCTCATACCCAAAATCAGGGGCTGATTGCGTTTAACGATACTAGCTCATGCGGCACGGCCACGGCGGTGTCTCTACCCTGTATGTTTTCACGAATGGGGCGGGCAGACTATGATCCTCGCCGTGCTAATGCTCAAGACACAGTGATTGATGTGTTAAGTCATAGTGGTATAAAAGTACAGTGGTTTGATAATGATTCTGGCTGTAAAGGTGTGTGTGATCAGGTTGAAAATCTCACGATAGATTTGAAGAGTGATCCGAAGCTGTGTTCTGGCCAATATTGTTTTGACCAAGTATTGCTCAACAAATTAGATAAAATTCTGGCAGTAGCACCAAGTCAAGATACAGTAATTTTTTTGCATATCATTGGTAGTCATGGACCAACTTATTATCTTAGATACCCGCCAGAGCATCGTAAATTTATACCGGATTGTCCGCGCAGTGATATCCAGAATTGCAGTAAAGAAGAACTGATTAACACCTACGACAACACTATTCTATATACGGATTTTATTCTCAGTGAAGTGGTGAATAAATTAAAAGGTAAGCAGGATATGTTCGATACTGCAATGCTGTATCTCTCTGACCATGGTGAGTCTTTGGGTGAAAAGGGCATGTATTTACATGGTGCGCCCTATAGTATTGCACCGAAAGAACAAACTAGCGTACCAATGCTGGCTTGGGTATCTAATGACTTTAGCCAAGATAATCAGTTGAACATGACTTGTGTTGCACAGCGAGCAGAACAGGGCGGCTTTTCCCACGACAATTTGTTCGACAGTTTGCTAGGACTTATGAATGTAAAAACCACTGTCTATCAGAGCCAACTCGATATTTTTGCACCTTGTAGATATTAG
- a CDS encoding IS256 family transposase — translation MTASLALNMKGKKEILGLHLSENEGANYWLSVLTDLNNRGVKDILIACVDGLTGFPEAIASIFPNTETQLGVIHQIRNSMKYVASKHQKAFMADLKPVYRAVSKEAAEMALDELEAKWGDAYPLVINSWRRKWHNLSHYFRYPEHIRKVIYTTNAVEAVHRQFRKLTKTKGAFPNENSLLKLLYAGILNASDKWTMPIHNWSLCLSQLAIYFEGRLDSVLEI, via the coding sequence GTGACAGCCTCGTTAGCGCTTAATATGAAAGGAAAAAAGGAAATTTTAGGGCTTCATTTATCCGAAAATGAAGGCGCTAATTACTGGCTATCCGTACTGACCGATCTTAATAATCGTGGTGTAAAAGATATTCTTATCGCCTGTGTTGACGGCTTGACCGGTTTCCCTGAGGCGATAGCCAGTATCTTCCCTAATACGGAAACACAGCTAGGTGTTATCCACCAGATCCGCAACTCAATGAAGTATGTCGCCTCAAAACATCAGAAAGCGTTTATGGCTGATTTAAAGCCTGTGTATCGAGCCGTGAGTAAAGAAGCCGCAGAGATGGCATTGGACGAACTGGAGGCCAAATGGGGTGATGCTTATCCGCTGGTAATCAACTCTTGGCGTCGCAAATGGCATAATTTGTCCCATTATTTTAGGTACCCAGAACATATCAGGAAAGTGATTTACACGACCAATGCCGTTGAGGCGGTACATCGCCAATTTAGAAAGCTCACCAAAACCAAAGGTGCTTTTCCTAATGAAAATAGCTTGTTGAAGCTACTTTATGCAGGCATATTAAACGCCTCAGATAAATGGACCATGCCAATCCACAATTGGAGCCTTTGTTTATCTCAGTTAGCGATTTATTTTGAAGGGCGTTTAGATAGCGTGCTAGAAATTTAA